One region of Faecalibacter bovis genomic DNA includes:
- a CDS encoding glycine C-acetyltransferase — protein sequence MYSNKFQDYLQTQLNDLEEQGLFKKERIIASPQSTEITLDNGKTLLNFCANNYLGLSDNAEIIAASQKMLDDRGYGMSSVRFICGTQDIHKQLEKKIADFLGMEDTILYAAAFDANGGVFEPLFTEEDAIISDELNHASIIDGVRLCKAARYRYKNNNMADLEAQLIAASEKGHRFKIIVTDGVFSMDGIVADLKGVCDLADKYDALVMVDDSHATGFIGKSGRGTHEHNDVMGRVDIITSTLGKALGGAMGGFTSGKKEVIEMLRQKSRPYLFSNSLAPGIVGAALQVLEMLEKDTTLRDKVMWNAEYFRKGMVEAGFDIPDGDAAIVPVMLYDAKLSQEMANKLVDEGVYVIGFFFPVVPRDKARIRVQLSAAHTKEQLDHTIAAFTKVGKELGVIK from the coding sequence ATGTATAGCAATAAATTTCAAGATTATTTACAAACTCAACTGAATGATTTAGAAGAACAAGGATTGTTCAAAAAAGAAAGAATCATCGCTTCTCCACAAAGTACAGAAATAACATTAGATAACGGTAAAACTTTATTAAATTTTTGTGCGAATAACTATTTAGGTTTATCTGATAATGCCGAAATTATCGCAGCTTCTCAGAAAATGTTAGACGACCGTGGATACGGAATGTCTTCTGTACGTTTTATTTGTGGTACTCAAGATATACACAAACAATTAGAAAAGAAAATTGCTGACTTTCTTGGTATGGAAGATACAATTTTATACGCGGCTGCATTTGACGCAAATGGTGGTGTTTTCGAACCTTTATTTACAGAAGAAGATGCAATCATTTCTGACGAATTAAACCACGCTTCTATCATTGACGGTGTACGTTTATGTAAAGCAGCTCGTTACCGTTACAAAAACAATAATATGGCTGACTTAGAAGCGCAATTAATCGCTGCTTCAGAAAAAGGTCACCGTTTCAAAATCATTGTAACTGATGGTGTTTTCTCTATGGACGGTATTGTTGCAGACCTTAAAGGTGTTTGTGATTTAGCTGATAAATATGATGCATTAGTGATGGTTGATGATTCTCACGCCACTGGTTTTATTGGTAAAAGCGGACGCGGAACTCACGAACACAATGATGTGATGGGACGCGTTGATATTATTACATCAACATTAGGAAAAGCTTTAGGTGGTGCAATGGGTGGATTTACTTCTGGTAAAAAAGAAGTGATCGAAATGTTACGTCAAAAATCACGTCCATATTTATTTTCTAACTCTTTAGCTCCTGGAATTGTTGGTGCAGCTTTACAAGTTTTAGAAATGTTAGAAAAAGACACAACTTTACGTGATAAAGTAATGTGGAATGCAGAATATTTCCGTAAAGGAATGGTTGAAGCTGGTTTCGATATTCCTGATGGTGATGCTGCTATTGTACCTGTTATGTTATACGACGCAAAATTATCGCAAGAAATGGCGAATAAATTGGTGGATGAAGGGGTTTATGTTATCGGATTCTTCTTCCCTGTTGTTCCTCGTGACAAAGCTCGTATTCGTGTACAACTTTCAGCTGCACATACAAAAGAACAATTAGACCATACAATTGCTGCTTTCACAAAAGTAGGTAAAGAATTAGGTGTTATTAAATAA
- a CDS encoding GNAT family N-acetyltransferase: MGLYFLGNFIFGIGLFTLLTFNIINIGFDFTQIKPENINEFSRSLNQYLVDRHIPIITEVVLFILVGMIYYNYLKNKWMKEVIVENQSFIQEIKEQASKIQQLVPVKTNYYLHFHDVNEKNIHLVPELATKIWNECYKGIISQEQIDYMLDMMYSTDKINENITEGDHWKILKADNEPVGYIHFKEEENKIFLSKIYLLQEEKYKGLGQSLLNEVIKFAIDNNYKSIYLTVNKNNAKAIRFYEKNNFKQVKSETFDIGNGYVMDDFIYEKNIVQIS; this comes from the coding sequence TTGGGATTATATTTTTTAGGGAATTTTATCTTCGGAATAGGATTGTTTACTTTATTAACTTTTAATATTATTAATATTGGGTTTGATTTTACTCAGATTAAGCCAGAAAATATTAATGAATTCTCTCGCTCATTAAACCAATATCTTGTAGATCGTCATATTCCTATCATTACAGAAGTTGTTTTATTCATTTTGGTCGGAATGATTTATTATAATTATTTGAAAAATAAATGGATGAAAGAAGTTATTGTTGAAAATCAGTCATTTATCCAAGAAATTAAAGAACAAGCATCTAAAATACAGCAATTAGTTCCTGTAAAAACGAATTATTATTTACATTTTCATGATGTGAATGAAAAGAATATCCATTTAGTACCTGAATTGGCAACTAAAATTTGGAATGAATGTTATAAAGGTATCATATCGCAAGAACAGATTGATTATATGTTGGATATGATGTATAGTACCGATAAAATTAACGAGAATATTACGGAAGGAGATCATTGGAAAATCTTGAAAGCTGATAACGAACCAGTAGGTTATATCCACTTTAAAGAAGAAGAAAATAAAATTTTCTTATCAAAAATTTATTTATTGCAAGAGGAAAAATATAAAGGTTTAGGACAATCTTTATTGAACGAAGTTATCAAATTTGCTATTGACAATAATTATAAATCGATATACTTAACGGTAAATAAAAACAATGCTAAAGCGATTCGTTTCTACGAGAAAAATAACTTTAAACAAGTTAAATCCGAAACTTTCGATATAGGAAATGGATACGTAATGGACGATTTTATTTACGAAAAAAATATTGTTCAAATTTCATAA